From Desmodus rotundus isolate HL8 chromosome 12, HLdesRot8A.1, whole genome shotgun sequence, one genomic window encodes:
- the HSD17B7 gene encoding 3-keto-steroid reductase/17-beta-hydroxysteroid dehydrogenase 7 isoform X4 produces MSKVVLVTGASSGVGRALCQRLLQVEDELHLCLACRNPGRAEAVRAALLATWPSAQVSTVQVDVSDLRSVLRAARELKHRFRRLDYVYLNVGIMPSPHLNVKALFSSLFSRNMIHVFSTAEGLLTQEDRVTADGLQEVFATNVFGHFLLLWRSERK; encoded by the exons ATGTCGAAGGTGGTCCTGGTCACCGGGGCGAGCAG CGGTGTCGGCCGAGCGCTCTGCCAGCGGCTGCTTCAGGTGGAAGATGAGCTGCACCTGTGCTTGGCATGCAGGAACCCGGGCCGCGCCGAGGCCGTCCGCGCCGCGCTGCTGGCCACCTGGCCCTCCGCCCAGGTGAGCACCGTGCAGGTGGACGTCTCCGACCTGCGCTCGGTGCTGCGGGCCGCCAGGGAGCTCAAGCACAG GTTTCGCAGGTTAGACTACGTGTACCTGAACGTCGGGATCATGCCCAGTCCACACCTCAACGTCAAAGCGCTTTTCTCCAGCCTCTTTTCAAG AAACATGATTCACGTGTTCTCCACGGCTGAGGGACTGCTGACCCAGGAGGACAGGGTCACTGCCGATGGGCTCCAGGAGGTCTTTGCCACCAACGTCTTCGGCCACTTTCTCCTG CTCTGGAGATCggagagaaagtag